The Halomonas binhaiensis nucleotide sequence GACATCGAACTGGACCTTGAGATGGGAAGAAGCAATCTCGTCCACGATGTGGCGCGCCATTTCCTGGGTCTGGAGAAAGTAACCTGGCATGTCACGCCCATTGATGGGTTCGATCAACAAGGTGCGTCCCGCCTGCTCGCAAGCCCTGGCAGCGTGACGCAGATTGCCGAGATAAGTCTGCAGGTGTGCCTGCCGAATGCCTTGATCGGCACCATCAGGCAGCACTCCGGCCATGGCATGCAGGCGCGGACAGTCCAGGACAGCGGCGTATTCCAGCGCCCGCTCGAGGCCCTCTCGAAACTCGGTTTCACGCCCCGGCAAACTGGCCAGGCCGCGCTCTCCTGCACCCCAGTCTCCAGGCGGCAGATTGAACAGCACCTGTGTCAGGCCATGAGCCTCCAGACGCTGCCGAATCTCCTCTGCGTCATGGGCATAGGGAAAAAGGTATTCGACGCCCCGGAAACCGGCTTCAGCCGCTGCCGCAAAGCGATCGAGAAAGTCATGTTCCTGGAACATCATGCTGAGATTGGCAGCCAGGCGAATCATGTTTGTCCTCAACGATAAGAGCGGCTCTCAATCCCGTGGAAAGCGGGCTTCAAGCTCAGCAATCTGTTCATGGGTCAGGCAGCGCGGATTGTGTCCTCGCAACAGCAGAAACAGCTTGGCCGTTTCTTCCAGCTCTTCGGTGGCATATACCGCTGCCTCCAGTGACTTACCCGCCACTACCGGGCCATGGTTGGCCAGCAATACCGCACTGTGCTTGCCCGCCAGCCCTTTGACGGCATCACCCAATTTCGGGTCTCCCGGGACGTGGTAAGGCACCAGCGGCAGTTTCCCTACGCGCATGACGTAATACGCAGTCAGTGGTGGAATACAGTCGTGAGGGTCGACATCCGGCAGGCAGGACACCGCCACGGAATGCGTCGAATGCAGATGCACAATGGCCTGAGAGCGCGGACGCTCGGCATACATTGCCATGTGCAAGAAGCTTTCCTTGGTCGGCTTGTCACCATCGACCCACTCGGCAGAGGAAGAAAGCCGCGAGATACGCGCAGGGTCCAGATGTCCAAGACAGGCATTGGTTGGTGTCATCAGCCACCCGCCATCTGCCAGGCGTACACTGATGTTGCCACTGGAACCCATGGTCAGGCCGCGCTCGAACAGAGACTTGCCATACTTCACGATCTGCT carries:
- the otnC gene encoding 3-oxo-tetronate 4-phosphate decarboxylase, translating into MSEILKHRDDNLLREQIVKYGKSLFERGLTMGSSGNISVRLADGGWLMTPTNACLGHLDPARISRLSSSAEWVDGDKPTKESFLHMAMYAERPRSQAIVHLHSTHSVAVSCLPDVDPHDCIPPLTAYYVMRVGKLPLVPYHVPGDPKLGDAVKGLAGKHSAVLLANHGPVVAGKSLEAAVYATEELEETAKLFLLLRGHNPRCLTHEQIAELEARFPRD
- the otnI gene encoding 2-oxo-tetronate isomerase, yielding MIRLAANLSMMFQEHDFLDRFAAAAEAGFRGVEYLFPYAHDAEEIRQRLEAHGLTQVLFNLPPGDWGAGERGLASLPGRETEFREGLERALEYAAVLDCPRLHAMAGVLPDGADQGIRQAHLQTYLGNLRHAARACEQAGRTLLIEPINGRDMPGYFLQTQEMARHIVDEIASSHLKVQFDVYHCQIVQGDLIRHLETQFSRIGHVQIAGVPERHEPDRGEVHYPAVLERLEALGYGGWVGCEYRPAGETLAGLGWGRAYGLESATPVAGSSAAGNFL